The sequence below is a genomic window from Campylobacter ornithocola.
GTTTTGTTTAGTTTTATTTTTTACAAAAGCAAAAATTTCTTTTCCTTCTTGTATATAATCCCATAAACACTTAAAAACCGTTCTAGGCATATCAGGGTGACGGACTATATTGTGAGGTTTGTATAAAATTTCCTCCATCTTATAGCCTGCGTATTTTAAAAAATCAGCATTGGCATAAATGATATCACCTTTTAAATCTGTTTTAGAAGTTATCAAAGTATCTGACTCTAAAATCTTTTCTTTTAACATATTTTCCCTTGGCTTATAATTTATTTATAAAATATTATATTTTATTTTTTATAAAATTTCATTAAAATTAAAACCCTTATCAAAAAGAATTTTTCTTACAAGCTCTTGATGTTCTTTCCCCTTAGTCTCCAAAGTAATAGAAATCATAGCATCACCATATTCAAGTTTAGTAGAAAATCTATCATAATCAATCTTAACTATATTAGCCTGTGCTTCTTTTATAGCATCACTTAGAGCACTTAACGCCCCTGGTTTATCAATTAAGGTAACATTAATAAGCATCTTTCTAAAAGCTTTAAACAAACCTTTTTCTATGATGATATTTAACATTTGCACATCAATATTTCCACCACTTAAAACTGCACCAACTTTTTTATGGTTTTTTAAATCTAATTTTTTATGTAAAAGTGCTGCAACTACAGATGCTCCAGCACCTTCAACTGTCAACTTATGTTTTTCAAGTAAATACAAAACTGCATTAGCTATTTCTTCATCATCTACCTGGATAAATTCATCAACACATTCAAGAATAATATCGAAATTAATTTTATTTACATCTCGAACTGCAATACCATCTGCTATAGTCCTAACAGACTTAGAATTTATAATTTTTTTATTTTTAAAACTTTCATACATTGCAGGAGCTCCTTTTGCACTTACTCCTACTATTTTTATATTAGGATTAATTTGTTTTGCAGCACTAGCAATACCACTAATCAACCCACCACCACCAACTGGGGCTAAAATCATATCTAAATCACTTACCTCATCAAGCATTTCAAGCATTAATGTGCCCTGCCCTGCCATAATACTTTCATTTTCAAAAGGATGAATGAAATTTAAATGGTGTTCTTTAGCATAATTTAATGCATAAGCATAAGCTTCATCAAAATTATCTCCTTTTAAAATCACTTTTGCACCTAAATTTCTAGTTGCACTTACTTTTAACAAAGGCGTAGCTTCAGGCATAACAATCACAGCTTCTATGCCAAATTTTTTAGCACTGATAGCCACTCCTTGTGCGTGATTTCCTGCACTTGCTGCTATTACCCCAGCTTGTTTTTGTTCTTTAGTTAAATTAGCTATTGTATTATAAGCTCCTCTGATTTTATAAGCACCTGTTTTTTGCAAATTTTCACACTTTAAAAAGACATCTGTTTCTAAAAACTCACTCAAAAAAGAAGAATGCACGAAAGGGGTTTTTAGCACAAAATCTGCTATTTTTTGTTTTGCTTGATAAATTTTATTTAATTCAACCATGATTATCCTTTTTGTAATTCTATTTTTATACAACAATCTTGAACACAATTTATACCATATTTTTGACATTTTTGCATTATTTCATTATTAACAACACCAAGTTGCATCCAAAAATTTTTAATATTTTTAGTTAAAAGATCTTCAAAAATTTCATTTGCAAAACTTGCTTTTCTAAACATCACAACCGTATCAATTTCATCAGGAATTTCTTTTAAATTTCTATAAACCTTTTCATTTAAAATAAAATCCTCTTTAGGATAAATAGGATAAATCTTATAGCCTAAATCTTGTAAATACTTACTTACTAAATGTGAAGGTTTTTCTTGGTTAGGACTAAGTCCTATAATGGCAATATTTTTCATAGAATTTAGTATTTTATGAGTATCCAACGCTTTTCCTTTTTAAAAATATTGTATCTAAAATCAAATTAATAAGTATTTTTTTTGATAATCAATATATAATACAAAACCAAAGCTATCCCGACCAAAATCGCACAAAAAACATAAACATTTGCAAAACCTATACTTGGCTCTATAATACCAAGCAAATAAGGACTCACCCCTATACCAAAATCTAAGGCTATAAAAAACGTAGAATTAGCCAAACCCATTTTTTCTTTAGGAGCAAGTTTTATAGCTAAAGCTTGAGCACTTGAAGTAGCATTAGCATAACCTAGCGCACAAAAAACTCCAGCTAAAATAATCATATAAAAGTTTAAAGCAAAGGCAAGTAAAAGCAAACACGCTATAAAACATAAAAAGGAAAAAATCATCACAATATTAGCACCATATTTATCAAATACTTTACCAGCAAGCGGTCTAAAAACTATAGAAAAACCAGCGTACACTACAAAAAACATAGAACCAGCAAAAGCTAAATTTAAACTTTGGGTATAAGCACTCATATAAGCTATAATGGCACCAAAAGGGCATGCGAGTAAAAAGGTTATTAAGGCCAAATTTAAAACTGATTTTTCAAAATAATTATAAATGCTAAATTTTCTTTTTATATGATGATGTTTTTTAAATCTTCTTACTTTTAAAAAAATAGATAAA
It includes:
- a CDS encoding CoA-binding protein gives rise to the protein MKNIAIIGLSPNQEKPSHLVSKYLQDLGYKIYPIYPKEDFILNEKVYRNLKEIPDEIDTVVMFRKASFANEIFEDLLTKNIKNFWMQLGVVNNEIMQKCQKYGINCVQDCCIKIELQKG
- a CDS encoding MFS transporter, yielding MGLSKKYNLFNINFFCIFGINFVICFVFYMSTISSTDYALDVLNLQTSTAGLIMGAFVIGALLSRLYFGSIIDDVNIKKVIVFSLLFYFFINLMYLKFYNVYFLILIRFLAGVCYGICSCACGAAIARIIPSNKRGVGIGYYATSVVLTSALGPFLAIKLDSINQFWLSFLIACLSIVFALVLSIFLKVRRFKKHHHIKRKFSIYNYFEKSVLNLALITFLLACPFGAIIAYMSAYTQSLNLAFAGSMFFVVYAGFSIVFRPLAGKVFDKYGANIVMIFSFLCFIACLLLLAFALNFYMIILAGVFCALGYANATSSAQALAIKLAPKEKMGLANSTFFIALDFGIGVSPYLLGIIEPSIGFANVYVFCAILVGIALVLYYILIIKKNTY
- the cetC gene encoding energy taxis response protein CetC, with protein sequence MLKEKILESDTLITSKTDLKGDIIYANADFLKYAGYKMEEILYKPHNIVRHPDMPRTVFKCLWDYIQEGKEIFAFVKNKTKQNDYYWVFTNVTASFDEQGNIINYYSVRRKPKREAIPIMEQVYKILIEAEQKGGIKAGVEELIKIVNSYGMSYNQLILELQK
- the ilvA gene encoding threonine ammonia-lyase encodes the protein MVELNKIYQAKQKIADFVLKTPFVHSSFLSEFLETDVFLKCENLQKTGAYKIRGAYNTIANLTKEQKQAGVIAASAGNHAQGVAISAKKFGIEAVIVMPEATPLLKVSATRNLGAKVILKGDNFDEAYAYALNYAKEHHLNFIHPFENESIMAGQGTLMLEMLDEVSDLDMILAPVGGGGLISGIASAAKQINPNIKIVGVSAKGAPAMYESFKNKKIINSKSVRTIADGIAVRDVNKINFDIILECVDEFIQVDDEEIANAVLYLLEKHKLTVEGAGASVVAALLHKKLDLKNHKKVGAVLSGGNIDVQMLNIIIEKGLFKAFRKMLINVTLIDKPGALSALSDAIKEAQANIVKIDYDRFSTKLEYGDAMISITLETKGKEHQELVRKILFDKGFNFNEIL